One stretch of Armigeres subalbatus isolate Guangzhou_Male chromosome 2, GZ_Asu_2, whole genome shotgun sequence DNA includes these proteins:
- the LOC134212462 gene encoding DNA-directed RNA polymerase II subunit RPB1 codes for MNGDSKAPLRTVKKVQFGILSPDEIRRMSVTEGGIQYAETMEGGRPKLCGLMDPRQGVIERTSRCQTCAGNMTECPGHFGHIDLAKPVFHIGFVTKTIKILRCVCFYCSKMLVAPSNPKIKEIVMKSKGQPRKRLAYVYDLCKGKKICEGGEDMDITKDGAQPDPNKKQGHGGCGHYQPSLRRTGLDVIAEWKHVNEDSQEKKIAVTAERVWEILKHITDEECYVLGMDPKFARPDWMIITVLPVPPLAVRPAVVMFGATKNQDDLTHKLSDIIKANNELKKNEATGAAAHVIAENIKMLQFHVATLVDNDMPGMPKAMQKSGKPLKSVKSRLKGKEGRIRGNLMGKRVDFSARTVITPDPNLRIDQVGVPRSVAQNMTFPELVTPFNIDRMQELVRRGNSQYPGAKYIVRDNGERIDLRFHPKSSDLHLQCGYKVERHLRDDDLVIFNRQPTLHKMSMMGHRVKVLPWSTFRMNLSCTSPYNADFDGDEMNLHVPQSMETRAEIENIHITPRQIITPQANKPVMGIVQDTLTAVRKMTKRDVFLEKEQMMNLLMFLPTWDGKMPQPCILKPKPLWTGKQIFTLIIPGNVNMIRTHSTHPDEEDDGPYKWISPGDTKVMVEHGELIMGILCKKTLGTSAGSLLHIVFLELGHEIAGRFYGNIQTVVNNWLLLEGHSIGIGDTIADPQTYAEIQRAIRKAKEDVIGVIQKAHNMELEPTPGNTLRQTFENQVNRILNDARDKTGGSAKKSLTEYNNLKAMVVSGSKGSNINISQVIACVGQQNVEGKRIPFGFRKRTLPHFIKDDYGPESRGFVENSYLAGLTPTEFYFHAMGGREGLIDTAVKTAETGYIQRRLIKAMESVMVNYDGTVRNSVGQLIQLRYGEDGLCGETVEFQNLPTIKLSNKVFEKRYRFDPTNERNLRRVFNEDVIKELTESPDVIQEIEAEYEQLLRDREALRQIFPNGDSKVVLPCNLQRMIWNVQKIFHINKRGTTDLSPLKVIHGVRELLTKCVIVAGTDRLSKQANENATLLFQCLVRSTLCTKYVAEEFRLNNEAFEWLIGEIETRFQQAQCNPGEMVGALAAQSLGEPATQMTLNTFHFAGVSSKNVTLGVPRLKEIINISKRPKAPSLTVFLTGGAARDAEKAKNVLCRLEHTTLRKVTANTAIYYDPDPQRTVIAEDQEFVNVYYEMPDFDPTRISPWLLRIELDRKRMTDKKLTMEQIAEKINAGFGDDLNCIFNDDNADKLVLRIRIMNGDDSKFQENEEENMDKMEDDMFLRCIEANMLSDMTLQGIEAIGKVYMHLPQTDAKRRIVITPEGEFKAIGEWLLETDGTAMMKVLSERDVDPVRTASNDICEIFQVLGIEAVRKSVEKEMNNVLQFYGLYVNYRHLALLCDVMTAKGHLMAITRHGINRQDTGALMRCSFEETVDVLNDAAAHAEVDPMRGVSENIIMGQLPRMGTGCFDLLLDAEKCKLGMEIPHTSIMGGSGMFFGSGATPSMSPAMTPWQQSQTPGYCDWSPSGPPSGMTPGGPSFSPSAQSDAAGLSPLWSPMPGSPSSPGPSMSPYFPSSPSASPSYSPSSPNYAAASPGGASPAYSPTSPSYSPTSPTYSPTSPRYSPTSPNYSPTSPQYSPTSPSYSPTSPHYSPSQTYGASSPAYSPTSPSYSPTSPYSPTSPSYSPTSPAYSPTSPSYSPSSTSYSPTSPSYSPTSPSYSPTSPNYTPATPSYSPTSPNYSPSSPHYSPTSPSYSPSSPKYSPTSPSYSPTSPSYGGSPQYTPASPQYSPTSPKYSPTSPSYSPSSPQHSPGGSNNFLSSSPTYSPSAIYSPNMSSYSPGSQKYSPTSPVYTPTSPHYSPSSPAYSPTGQGYSPSSPASPTYSPTSPSYEDSPDD; via the exons ATGAACGGCGATTCGAAAGCACCGCTTCGGACGGTGAAGAAGGTCCAGTTCGGGATCCTTTCGCCGGATGAAATCCGTCGTATGTCGGTAACGGAGGGAGGAATTCAGTATGCCGAAACGATGGAAGGAGGCCGTCCGAAGTTGTGCGGTTTGATGGATCCTCGGCAGG GTGTCATCGAACGTACTTCTCGTTGTCAGACATGCGCTGGCAATATGACCGAATGTCCAGGACATTTCGGTCACATCGATTTGGCCAAACCGGTATTTCACATCGGTTTCGTAACGAAAACCATCAAGATTTTACGCTGCGTTTGTTTCTATTGCTCAAAGATGTTGGTCGCTCCCAGTAACCCAAAGATAAAGGAAATTGTGATGAAATCTAAGGGACAGCCCCGCAAGCGTTTAGCCTACGTGTACGATCTGTGCAAGGGTAAGAAGATTTGCGAGGGCGGTGAAGACATGGACATTACCAAGGACGGAGCGCAACCGGATCCAAACAAGAAGCAAGGTCACGGTGGTTGCGGTCACTATCAGCCTTCGCTCAGAAGAACCGGATTGGATGTGATTGCCGAATGGAAGCATGTTAACGAAGACTCGCAGGAAAAGAAGATCGCTGTAACGGCAGAACGAGTTTGGGAAATTCTTAAACACATTACCGACGAGGAATGCTACGTTCTGGGAATGGATCCAAAGTTTGCACGTCCGGATTGGATGATCATAACAGTGCTACCAGTTCCTCCGTTGGCAGTTAGACCGGCTGTCGTCATGTTTGGAGCTACAAAGAATCAGGACGATTTAACGCACAAGCTCTCGGATATCATTAAAGCTAACAACGAATTGAAAAAGAATGAAGCCACCGGTGCGGCCGCTCATGTGATTGCTGAGAATATCAAAATGTTGCAGTTTCATGTCGCCACGCTGGTTGACAATGATATGCCCGGTATGCCGAAAGCTATGCAAAAAAGCGGAAAGCCTCTGAAGAGTGTCAAATCTAGATTGAAGGGTAAGGAAGGTCGTATCCGTGGTAATCTGATGGGAAAACGTGTGGATTTTTCGGCTCGTACTGTCATTACTCCGGATCCTAATCTGCGTATTGACCAGGTCGGTGTGCCACGATCAGTCGCACAAAACATGACCTTCCCAGAGTTGGTCACTCCCTTTAACATCGATAGAATGCAAGAATTGGTCCGTAGAGGCAATTCCCAATACCCCGGAGCGAAATACATCGTTCGTGACAACGGCGAAAGAATCGACCTTCGGTTCCATCCCAAATCCAGTGACCTCCATCTCCAGTGCGGTTACAAAGTGGAGCGGCATTTGCGTGACGACGATCTGGTCATTTTCAACCGTCAGCCCACACTACACAAAATGAGTATGATGGGTCATCGAGTCAAAGTACTACCCTGGTCAACATTCCGGATGAACCTCAGTTGTACCTCTCCTTATAACGCAGATTTTGACGGAGATGAAATGAATCTTCACGTGCCGCAGTCTATGGAAACGCGTGCTGAAATCGAGAACATTCACATCACCCCTCGACAAATTATTACTCCACAGGCAAACAAACCCGTCATGGGTATTGTGCAGGACACGCTAACGGCCGTTCGAAAAATGACCAAACGCGACGTCTTCCTGGAGAAGGAACAGATGATGAATCTGCTTATGTTCTTGCCCACTTGGGATGGCAAAATGCCGCAACCTTGCATCCTGAAACCCAAACCTCTCTGGACGGGCAAGCAAATTTTTACCCTCATCATCCCCGGAAACGTAAACATGATCCGTACACATTCGACCCATCCGGATGAAGAAGATGACGGCCCGTACAAGTGGATTTCCCCCGGAGACACCAAGGTCATGGTAGAACACGGCGAACTGATCATGGGCATTCTTTGCAAAAAGACACTCGGTACTTCGGCCGGTTCACTGCTTCACATCGTTTTCCTCGAACTGGGACACGAAATCGCCGGACGATTCTACGGTAACATTCAGACTGTGGTCAACAACTGGCTGCTGCTGGAGGGCCACAGCATCGGTATCGGTGACACCATTGCCGATCCTCAGACGTACGCAGAAATTCAGAGGGCAATTCGCAAAGCCAAAGAGGATGTCATTGGCGTGATCCAGAAGGCACACAACATGGAACTGGAACCGACCCCGGGTAACACGCTTAGGCAGACTTTCGAGAATCAGGTGAATCGTATTCTGAACGATGCTCGTGACAAAACTGGTGGCTCTGCTAAGAAATCTTTGACTGAATACAACAATCTAAAGGCTATGGTGGTTTCCGGTTCTAAGGGTTCCAACATTAATATCTCTCAG GTTATTGCTTGCGTGGGtcaacaaaacgtcgaaggTAAGCGAATTCCGTTCGGTTTCCGTAAACGCACCCTGCCGCACTTCATCAAGGACGATTACGGTCCCGAATCCAGAGGCTTCGTGGAAAATTCCTACCTTGCCGGACTGACACCGACCGAGTTCTACTTCCACGCTATGGGAGGTCGCGAAGGTTTGATTGATACTGCTGTAAAGACTGCTGAAACCGGTTATATCCAGCGTCGTCTGATCAAAGCTATGGAGTCGGTAATGGTGAACTACGACGGAACCGTGCGAAACTCGGTCGGCCAGCTGATTCAGTTGCGTTACGGTGAAGACGGACTGTGCGGAGAAACTGTGGAGTTCCAGAATCTGCCCACGATTAAGCTGTCGAATAAGGTGTTCGAGAAGCGCTATCGATTCGATCCTACTAACGAGAGGAATTTGCGAAGGGTTTTCAACGAAGATGTTATCAAGGAGCTAACGGAATCGCCGGATGTTATCCAGGAAATTGAAGCCGAGTACGAACAGTTGCTGCGGGATCGGGAGGCGCTGAGACAGATCTTTCCGAATGGAGATTCAAAGGTCGTATTGCCATGTAATTTGCAACGCATGATTTGGAACGTGCAGAAGATTTTCCACATCAATAAACGAGGCACAACCGATCTATCACCGCTCAAGGTCATTCATGGAGTTAGAGAACTTTTGACCAAGTGTGTCATCGTGGCCGGAACCGATCGTTTGTCAAAACAGGCCAACGAAAACGCCACACTGCTATTCCAGTGTCTGGTTAGATCAACGCTCTGCACAAAATACGTCGCCGAGGAGTTCCGTTTGAACAACGAAGCATTCGAGTGGTTGATTGGAGAAATCGAAACCAGATTCCAACAGGCGCAGTGTAACCCCGGTGAGATGGTGGGTGCCTTGGCCGCCCAGTCACTTGGCGAACCCGCTACTCAGATGACACTGAATACTTTCCATTTTGCTGGTGTGTCCTCGAAGAACGTAACACTGGGTGTACCCAGGCTGAAGGAAATCATCAATATTTCCAAACGACCAAAAGCTCCTTCTCTAACGGTGTTCCTTACTGGTGGTGCCGCTCGTGATGCCGAAAAGGCAAAGAACGTGCTCTGTCGGCTGGAACACACCACACTGAGGAAGGTCACGGCCAATACGGCTATCTACTATGATCCCGATCCGCAGCGAACCGTCATCGCAGAAGATCAGGAATTCGTCAATGTCTACTACGAAATGCCTGATTTTGACCCAACTCGTATTTCACCTTGGCTGCTGCGTATCGAACTGGATCGTAAGCGTATGACAGATAAGAAGTTGACTATGGAGCAGATTGCCGAAAAAATAAATGCAGGATTCGGTGACGACTTGAACTGCATCTTCAACGACGATAACGCCGATAAGTTGGTTCTTCGAATTCGTATCATGAACGGAGACGACAGCAAGTTCCAGGAGAACGAGGAAGAAAACATGGACAAGATGGAAGATGATATGTTCCTGAGGTGCATCGAGGCGAACATGTTGTCTGACATGACGCTGCAGGGAATTGAAGCCATCGGAAAAGTGTACATGCATTTGccacagacagatgccaagcgAAGGATTGTCATCACCCCGGAGGGAGAATTCAAAGCTATCGGAGAGTGGCTGCTGGAAACTGACGGTACTGCAATGATGAAAGTATTGAGCGAACGAGATGTGGACCCGGTACGTACGGCCAGTAACGACATTTGCGAGATCTTCCAAGTACTTGGAATCGAAGCTGTGCGAAAGTCGGTCGAAAAGGAAATGAACAACGTCCTGCAGTTCTACGGTCTTTATGTAAACTATCGTCATCTTGCCTTGCTTTGTGACGTCATGACAGCAAAGGGTCACTTGATGGCCATCACACGTCACGGTATCAACAGACAGGACACTGGCGCTCTGATGAGATGTTCCTTCGAAGAAACGGTGGACGTGCTGAACGATGCTGCTGCTCACGCAGAAGTAGACCCTATGAGAGGTGTGTCGGAAAATATTATCATGGGACAGCTTCCAAGAATGGGAACCGGTTGTTTCGATTTGCTGCTGGATGCCGAAAAGTGTAAACTTGGTATGGAAATTCCGCACACCTCAATCATGGGCGGATCCGGAATGTTCTTCGGCTCGGGAGCAACTCCAAGTATGAGTCCTGCTATGACTCCTTGGCAGCAATCTCAAACCCCTGGCTATTGCGATTGGTCTCCATCTGGACCCCCCAGTGGAATGACACCTGGCGGACCAAGCTTCTCACCATCAGCGCAATCCGACGCAGCAGGACTGTCACCATTGTGGTCTCCAATGCCTGGATCGCCAAGTTCTCCCGGTCCATCGATGTCTCCTTACTTCCCATCATCTCCAAGTGCGTCGCCATCGTATTCACCAAGCAGCCCTAATTATGCTGCTGCATCTCCCGGAGGAGCCTCTCCGGCGTATTCACCAACTAGCCCCAGCTATTCACCAACCAGTCCGACTTATTCTCCCACAAGTCCACGATATTCGCCAACAAGCCCAAATTACAGTCCGACGTCGCCGCAGTATTCGCCTACATCTCCAAGCTATTCACCAACGTCGCCACACTACTCTCCGTCGCAAACGTATGGTGCTTCCAGTCCAGCATACTCTCCAACCTCTCCCTCATATTCCCCAACCAGCCCGTACTCACCCACGTCTCCCAGTTATTCACCGACTTCGCCGGCGTATTCCCCAACCAGCCCTTCCTATTCACCATCCAGTACTTCCTATTCTCCAACGTCACCGTCCTATTCTCCGACATCCCCGAGCTATTCGCCAACATCCCCCAACTACACCCCGGCGACCCCTTCTTACTCGCCAACAAGCCCCAACTATTCACCCAGCTCTCCGCACTATTCCCCAACCTCTCCATCCTATTCCCCATCGTCTCCGAAGTACTCTCCAACATCCCCAAGCTACTCACCCACCTCCCCATCCTACGGTGGAAGCCCACAGTACACTCCAGCTAGTCCGCAGTATTCTCCAACCAGCCCGAAATACTCTCCGACGTCGCCCAGCTACTCACCAAGTTCGCCACAGCATTCGCCGGGCGGTAGCAACAACTTCTTGAGCAGCTCCCCCACCTATTCACCGTCGGCAATCTACTCGCCGAACATGTCCTCGTACTCCCCGGGCAGCCAGAAATACTCGCCCACAAGTCCGGTGTACACGCCTACATCGCCGCATTATTCGCCATCCAGTCCGGCATATTCCCCAACCGGACAAGGCTATAGCCCGTCGAGTCCGGCCAGTCCGACCTATTCGCCGACCAGCCCATCCTACGAGGATAGTCCAGATGATTAG